The following DNA comes from Methanothrix sp..
CTCCTTTGCAGCCTCGAACTGGGCTACAATCTCATTCCCGGTGTGGCTCTTTATGTGCTCGCCCCGTATCCTCTCCTCATCGGGGAAGATCTCGGGGCTGTGAGGCACATCTACTCCCGCATCTACTACCCCTTTGATGGCGGCGTAGATCCGGTTTCCTTTGGTTGAGGCATGCAGTCCGATGTCTGCTATTCCCCCCTCTGCTCCCAGGGCCAGCATCCTCTTTCCGAAGAGCAGTCCCGTCAAGTATGCTGCAGGCAGATTGCCAACAGCAGAGGAGAAGCCGAAATCCCTCAGCTCGCGGGAGTTCACCGTCAGCAAGGTCTTGTCCCCCTCCAGCTCCGCTACCACCAGCTGAAGGGTGGTGCTGGCATTGCTCTTCCTGACTACAACTCTCGGTCTCTTGGATAACAGCAGCTTATATCTGATGTGATAGTCGGTCTTGCCCTCTTTTCTTCTGCGTAGAGGGACTTTATACCGCGGTCCGGTCGCCAAGTCACTCACTCCGGGCAAGGCCTTTGGCCTTTATGTAAGAGTTCATATGCGCTATACTCCTGTACTCTCCGCCCTTGGATTTACGATAGAGCAGGCGGTAAGAATGTCGGTCAATCTGGCCGGAATCACGCAGCTCCCTGAGCCTCTTTCGCAGAGCCCTGATCTTGGTCATCCACTGCTCCTTGCGTGGGCTGCGAGCGCCCTTGGCGCCTCTTCTGCGTCCAACCCCCTTGCAGTGGCCGTAGGCTCTCTTGGCATTCTTGGCCCTGATCCTTCCCCGGCTGTTGCCCTTCTTGGGCTTGGCCTTTATATTACCCTCTTGGATCTGGGCGCGGATATCCTCCCGGGTGATGGCATCGCCCAGGAGACCGGCTACCTCGGGATCGGGGTTGATCCAGACCCGGCTCTCGCCAATATTCAGCTCGGATGCTGCCAGCCTTCGCTGGGTGGTAAATCCTGACATATTCAGGCCCCTCCTTTGGGATTGAGGACCTTAAGCCCCATCCTCTCCGCCTCTGCCTGGATGTCCAGGCGCTTTTTCATCCCCACAGAGGAGGCAATGCGCACTGCACAGCCCTGAGCGGCTGCCAGTTCTGCCACGTTGTTGACCAGAACCTCAGCCAGCCCGCAGGGATGATGCCCTCGAACGGCCTTCGGGCTTCCGAACCCGGGTTTGACCAGCTTTCCCTTGGCAGCAATATGCTTTCTGAGCTTATTGTGCAGGCCGCGGGGCTTTCGCCAGCTTGTGCCAAGCTTCTTCTTTTTATGTGAATCATGAAAGTTGAACTCGGGCTTCTTGGACTTCTGCCTGGTTCTGACTCTTAGCAATCTCTCTGCCATCCGAATTCACCTCTTGTCTGTCAGATATATCCCATCCTGGAATACCCTGACATCGAAGCCATGCACCCGGGTCGCCTGTTCGATATTGGCCATGGTCTGGCCAACATTCTCTTTGTCGATGCCTGTAATCACGACTTCGTCTTTTTCCTACCTCGACCCGGGTTCCTGGCAGAACCCGAGCAGATCGGGGCTTTCTCTCGCCGAGGAAGTTGTTTATGATCAGCTCATCGGAAGCTACCTTGAGCTGGATGGGAAAGTGGGAGTACACGACCTTCATCCTGTACTCAAATCCATTTGTGACGCCGACAATCATATTGTTTATGTGAGAGGCCAGCGTTCCCACCATTGCCCTGTGGCGCTTGCGATCGACCCTGGAATTCACAACCACCTGAAGATCCTCTTTGCTGATCTCCAGGTCGGGATAAGAGAGTCTCCGGGACAGCTCGCCCTTCGGCCCCTTCACTGTGACGACATTCCTGTCCACAGAGACTGTAACTCCTTCCGGGATCTCTACCTGTCGCGCAATCTCTTTGACCATCAGACCACCTAATATACATATGCCAGGAGCTGCCCGCCCAGGGACTGAGCTCTGGCATCTGAGTGGGCCATGACCCCTTTGTTGGTGCTCAGTATCAGCACCCCGAAGTTCTTGGCGGGGAGGAACCTCTTCTCCCACTTCTCCATCTCTGTAGCCTTGGTGGAGAACCGCGGCTTGATGACACCACAGCGGTTGATTCTCCCCAGGAGCTTCACCCGGAACATTCCTGACTTTCCATCATCAATAAACTCAAACTCGCCGATGTATCCCCTATCCGCCATGACCTTCAGAGCCCTTCCTATGACCTTGGAGGCGGGATGGATGATGCATTCCGGCTTGCCTACGCTCTCCGCATTCTTTATTACGGACATCGCATCGGCCAGTGGATCCAATAACACTGCAACCACCTACGAATACTTTTCAAATCCCATTTCAGGGGCGATCTCTCGGAAGCACTGACGGCACAGGTAAATCCCGTACTTTCTCACCAGGCCGTTCTTGCGGCGGCAACGCTTGCAAACGTTTGCTCCCCTTCCATAGACCTTCTTGCCTTTCTTCATGCTGCCTCCAAGACCTCAACGCCAAACTTCTTCTTGACGAACTCCACTGTATCATCCTGGCTCAGCCTCTGTCTGGCCGGTAGCTTCTTTTTGGCTACCCTTCTCCGGGCTATCCTGTAGCCGGCCCTCTTCAGGGCCACGGAGATGTCCATGCCGAATATCCCAATCTCCGGGTCGTATCTCATGCCAGGAAAGTCGGTGTGCTCCTCGATGCCAAAGGAGAAGTTGCCCTGCTGATCGAACTGGCTCTTCCTCAGGCTATTGCCTGCCGCTTTGAGGGCAAGGAGCAGAAAGTCCTCTGCTGCTTTGCCCCTCAGGGTCAGCTTGGCGCCAATGGGCTCCTTCTTCTTTATATTGAACGTGGGCAGAGTCTTCTTGGCCATTGACCGGACGGGCTGCTGATTGGTGATCGCCTTCATGATCGTCTCGGCGTTCACCAGCCTCTGACCGCTCTCTCCTACCCCCACATGCACGACCACCTTGTCGATATGGGGTTCGAGCATCGCATTCATCTGGTTGCCCCCAGCTTGATGACCGGGCTTTCTGTTCCGATCATGTAGACATACCTCTCGATGGTCTCAAACTCCTCATCGCCCGATATTATAACTCGGTTGGGCTGAGAGCTCCTCACCTTGATTATATCCTTGATCTTCCCCATCTGGCCGCTGTGCTTCCCGCCCACGACCATGGCCAGGTTGCCGACCTTGAACTCGATCCTCTCATCGATATCCTTTTCCGGTATGGATAAAACCAGGGAGTCGCCCACCTTATACTCGCCTTCCGCCAGCTTATTCGAGCCATCGGAGAGGTTGAGCTGCTGCTTGCTGCCCTTCAGGATGGTCTTGTTCTCGATCCGGGCCAGCTTTCTCGCCTCTCCCGGCTCAAGAAGGCTCAGATAGAACATCCCCTTCTCATCCTTCAGCATCCTGTACTGCTGACCGAGGAGGGGCAGGCCTATGACATCGAATATCCCTACGGGGAGCTTGTGGTCCTTCTGGGCTTTGCCGTCCACCAGGACCTTGCCCTCATAAAGAACCGTCTTGGCCTCGCGGGCATTGTCCACCAGCTTCAGCATATCTCTGACCACCATCAAGAGAGGCATGCTCTCTGTAGATGAATGAGGGCCTGGTCTGCTCTTGGGGGCCCATACGCTTGTCTTTCTGGCTACTGGCCAGCTGACGGGGATGGTCAATCTTTTCGTATGCAGGCTCAAGCAGATCGCCTCTCGAATATCTTCTCCCTCTCAGCATCCTCAAGCTCCAGCTTGACGATTATCACATTAGAGGGATGAATGGTTCTGGGTACCTCTGTTCCATCAGCACGGTAGTTGCTCACTCCCGCCACCTTGATGGTACATCTCTTGATGTCCACATCCTCGACTGCACCCTCTGTTCCGGCATGATCTCCACGCACCACCCTGACTGTATCGCCCTTGCGTATCTGAGCATTGCGCTTTTTCAGCTCCTCCCGCAGGGCCCGGCTCAGGGGGGCGTGCATGTACTTTTGCCGCCTGTGCAGCGGTGCAGTGTACCTCTCTTTCCGCTGCTTTCTGGGCTGTTTTGTAATCATAGAATCATCACACAATTATGGATGCTGCAGAGGCGATCTTGCTGAACCTCTCCGCCACCTCTCGGGCTACAGGTCCCTTGACCTCTGAGCCCTTGGGTACGCCATCATCGTCCACTATGACGGCGGCATTATCCTCGAACTTCACCCTGAGGCCATCGGGCCTGCGATACTCCTTTCTCTGGCGGATGATGACAGCCTTGAGTATCTGTTTTCTCATCTCAGGAGTTCCCTTCTTGACAGAGACTATCACCATGTCCCCGATTCCTGCGCAGGGCTGTCTATTTTTCACGCCCCGGTAATTCTTTACCGAGATAACGCGTAGCATCCGCGCACCTGTATTGTCTACACAATCCAGGTATGCGCCAGCGTTGATCGTCCTTGGGATCTTGGCCTTCTGTCCTCTCATTTCAAGACCTCCACTACCACATAGGATTTTGTCTTGGAGAGGGGCCGACACTCAGCTATTTTGACACGATCTCCTGCCTTGGCTTCAAGGCATGGAGGATTGTGCGCATGGATCTTGGACTGCCTCTTCTCAAATCGTTCATACTTCGCTGCTTTCTTCTCAAACTTGCGCATAACTACCACGGTGTTATCCATCTTATCGCTGACCACAGTGCAGCTGAAGACCTGGCCGCGAACGGGAAGGGTACCGTGGAAGGGACACTTGGGATCGTCGCACTCTTTTTCCGGTGGTACTACGTCCAGTCCGATATCCCTCATAACTTCCACCTCGTCCTCTGCATTCTCTTGATTATTCTGTTCTCAGGCTGCGAGATCAAAACCGAGCCCGCGACCCTCACCCTCTGTCCGTCAGGCAGGGTGAAGGTCAGGCTGGCATTCTTTTTTGGAATGCGCAAGACCTTGCTCTCCGCCTCCAAAAGGAATGTGTTCCTGGTCTCGTCCACAATCCTTCCTCTGAGCCCAACGATACCTGGCTCGCTGCTCGACTCGACCAGAACATCCAGGCCGATAAGCTCGTGCCTCGCCAGGTTCGAGGGGATGAGTCTCACTCTCTTCGCTCCGCCTTGACCGTCTCGATCCGGGCTATCGTCCGGCGGATATCTTTGATCCTCCCCGGCTTCTCTGGAGCACCACCGGCAGTGACGACTCCTCTCTCGCGGATGAGCTCATTTTTGAGCTTATTGAGCTCCTCGGATATCTCTTCCGCATTCATGTTTCTGATCTCATCGATCTTGAATATCGCCATTTGAATCACTCTTCTCTGGTGTCAGGCGCGCTGCCGTCCCCCTCTTCTATAATGGGAGCCTCCTCTGCTGCATCCTGGGGCAGGGGTTGCTCCTCCAGGGGTTCAGGCATGACATTGGCCGCTTCAGGCTCCGGCTCCAGGAGCTGATCCAGCTCGCTCTTCTTCTCTTCTACGGGCGCTGGTGCTGGCGCCGGGGAAGGGGCCGGGACAGACGGTGGTGCCGGCTCTGTTACTGATGGAGGAGCCTCAATCTGGAAGTCGTCTGGCAGCCGGACATCAGGCGGGATGATCCTCACCTGGCAGCCTATAACTCCCAGCTTCTTCACCGCCACAGAGTAGCCACTATCCACGAGCTCAATGGCCGGTTTGCCGGAGTGCTTGATGTAGCCGGCGATGAACTTCTCTGTTCTGGAACGGGGACCGGTCAGCTTGCCGCTGATAACGATCTCGCAGCCAAGAGCCCCGGCATCCATAACCCTTCGCATCATGGACTGGCCCGCCTTGCGGAAATACCAGCCCCGCTCCAGGGATGAAGCCAGGCGGTTGGCCACCACTCTGCCGTTCAGATCGCCCCGGCCCACATCCTGCACATCAATCTGAGGATTGTCCAGGCGGAATCTGCGGTCCAGGTCCCGGGTTATCTTGCGGATAAGTTTGCCTCCTTTGCCTATTACCATCCCCGGCTTCTCTGCATAGACGGTGATCTGAGTCCCCATGGGGGTGCGGTTCATCTGCATGCCGCCATATCCCGCCCTCTCCAGCTCTTTTGCCAGAAACTCATTGACCAGGGCCTTGGTTATGCCCTCGGCCACGAACTTCTTCTCAACGGACATCAGCTCTTCACCTCGGTCAAGACCATCTCCACGCTCACCGTCTGAGTGTTCTTGGGAGTGGCTCTTCCCATAGCCCGGGGCATCCAGCCCTGAATGGTTCTGCCCTTGAGGGTGCCGGCATGGTAGATCCTCAATTTATCAGGCTCCATGCCCTTGTACTCGCCATTGGCGATGGCATTATCCAGAACCTTCAGCACCTCTCTCGCTGCCTTCTCAGGGTACCGGCCTGCATCCCAGCCCACTAAGCCGCGCTTATGGGCCACATTCTTATTGTATCTTCTGAAGGGAACAGGCCTTCTCAATGCGATCACATCCTCCAGATAGGCACGGGCCAGGTTGGCCCTCATGCCTCTTAGCGCTCTGCAGATCTCGCGGGCATGCTTAGGTGAGATGTGAAGCTCCATCCCCATGGCCCTTGATGAGCGTCCTGCAGGCGTAAGCGAATAGTTCAATCTGCCCAATCTCAC
Coding sequences within:
- a CDS encoding 30S ribosomal protein S3 — protein: MSVEKKFVAEGITKALVNEFLAKELERAGYGGMQMNRTPMGTQITVYAEKPGMVIGKGGKLIRKITRDLDRRFRLDNPQIDVQDVGRGDLNGRVVANRLASSLERGWYFRKAGQSMMRRVMDAGALGCEIVISGKLTGPRSRTEKFIAGYIKHSGKPAIELVDSGYSVAVKKLGVIGCQVRIIPPDVRLPDDFQIEAPPSVTEPAPPSVPAPSPAPAPAPVEEKKSELDQLLEPEPEAANVMPEPLEEQPLPQDAAEEAPIIEEGDGSAPDTREE
- a CDS encoding 30S ribosomal protein S8, coding for MLLDPLADAMSVIKNAESVGKPECIIHPASKVIGRALKVMADRGYIGEFEFIDDGKSGMFRVKLLGRINRCGVIKPRFSTKATEMEKWEKRFLPAKNFGVLILSTNKGVMAHSDARAQSLGGQLLAYVY
- a CDS encoding 30S ribosomal protein S14, with product MKKGKKVYGRGANVCKRCRRKNGLVRKYGIYLCRQCFREIAPEMGFEKYS
- a CDS encoding 30S ribosomal protein S17; this encodes MRDIGLDVVPPEKECDDPKCPFHGTLPVRGQVFSCTVVSDKMDNTVVVMRKFEKKAAKYERFEKRQSKIHAHNPPCLEAKAGDRVKIAECRPLSKTKSYVVVEVLK
- a CDS encoding 50S ribosomal protein L19e — encoded protein: MSGFTTQRRLAASELNIGESRVWINPDPEVAGLLGDAITREDIRAQIQEGNIKAKPKKGNSRGRIRAKNAKRAYGHCKGVGRRRGAKGARSPRKEQWMTKIRALRKRLRELRDSGQIDRHSYRLLYRKSKGGEYRSIAHMNSYIKAKGLARSE
- a CDS encoding 30S ribosomal protein S4e, with amino-acid sequence MSLHTKRLTIPVSWPVARKTSVWAPKSRPGPHSSTESMPLLMVVRDMLKLVDNAREAKTVLYEGKVLVDGKAQKDHKLPVGIFDVIGLPLLGQQYRMLKDEKGMFYLSLLEPGEARKLARIENKTILKGSKQQLNLSDGSNKLAEGEYKVGDSLVLSIPEKDIDERIEFKVGNLAMVVGGKHSGQMGKIKDIIKVRSSQPNRVIISGDEEFETIERYVYMIGTESPVIKLGATR
- a CDS encoding 50S ribosomal protein L18, translated to MATGPRYKVPLRRRKEGKTDYHIRYKLLLSKRPRVVVRKSNASTTLQLVVAELEGDKTLLTVNSRELRDFGFSSAVGNLPAAYLTGLLFGKRMLALGAEGGIADIGLHASTKGNRIYAAIKGVVDAGVDVPHSPEIFPDEERIRGEHIKSHTGNEIVAQFEAAKEKILG
- the rpl14p gene encoding 50S ribosomal protein L14, with translation MRGQKAKIPRTINAGAYLDCVDNTGARMLRVISVKNYRGVKNRQPCAGIGDMVIVSVKKGTPEMRKQILKAVIIRQRKEYRRPDGLRVKFEDNAAVIVDDDGVPKGSEVKGPVAREVAERFSKIASAASIIV
- a CDS encoding 50S ribosomal protein L22 — encoded protein: MGRLNYSLTPAGRSSRAMGMELHISPKHAREICRALRGMRANLARAYLEDVIALRRPVPFRRYNKNVAHKRGLVGWDAGRYPEKAAREVLKVLDNAIANGEYKGMEPDKLRIYHAGTLKGRTIQGWMPRAMGRATPKNTQTVSVEMVLTEVKS
- a CDS encoding 50S ribosomal protein L5, producing the protein MLEPHIDKVVVHVGVGESGQRLVNAETIMKAITNQQPVRSMAKKTLPTFNIKKKEPIGAKLTLRGKAAEDFLLLALKAAGNSLRKSQFDQQGNFSFGIEEHTDFPGMRYDPEIGIFGMDISVALKRAGYRIARRRVAKKKLPARQRLSQDDTVEFVKKKFGVEVLEAA
- the rpmC gene encoding 50S ribosomal protein L29 encodes the protein MAIFKIDEIRNMNAEEISEELNKLKNELIRERGVVTAGGAPEKPGRIKDIRRTIARIETVKAERRE
- a CDS encoding ribonuclease P protein component 1; this encodes MRLIPSNLARHELIGLDVLVESSSEPGIVGLRGRIVDETRNTFLLEAESKVLRIPKKNASLTFTLPDGQRVRVAGSVLISQPENRIIKRMQRTRWKL
- the rplX gene encoding 50S ribosomal protein L24, with the protein product MITKQPRKQRKERYTAPLHRRQKYMHAPLSRALREELKKRNAQIRKGDTVRVVRGDHAGTEGAVEDVDIKRCTIKVAGVSNYRADGTEVPRTIHPSNVIIVKLELEDAEREKIFERRSA
- a CDS encoding 50S ribosomal protein L32e, producing MAERLLRVRTRQKSKKPEFNFHDSHKKKKLGTSWRKPRGLHNKLRKHIAAKGKLVKPGFGSPKAVRGHHPCGLAEVLVNNVAELAAAQGCAVRIASSVGMKKRLDIQAEAERMGLKVLNPKGGA